The following proteins come from a genomic window of Leptospira neocaledonica:
- a CDS encoding tyrosine-type recombinase/integrase, with protein MGVAANFKKIVSIESVRKRRGRGPGGPPPPSMFGKGLTDESMRELTRRFSKPKTEEDYRNRAIFAILSKTGLRAKELVSLRFSNLTKAPTGETLVTFVRKGGRFGFAVIPEVSLETVRKYHTAFEIQSDMFFLSRPKRNQSTRTPLTTRSLQRIIGTWNVMTCQGRKVHPHALRHTVGQKMLDKAGSIAAQKVLGHSSPVTTAKFYTTPYYDSSKILIW; from the coding sequence ATGGGTGTAGCGGCTAACTTTAAAAAAATCGTAAGTATAGAATCAGTCCGGAAACGTCGAGGACGTGGTCCTGGTGGGCCGCCTCCCCCTTCTATGTTTGGAAAGGGACTAACGGATGAATCGATGAGAGAGCTTACTCGGCGATTCTCAAAACCCAAGACAGAAGAAGATTACAGAAATCGTGCGATCTTCGCTATTTTAAGTAAGACAGGCCTAAGAGCTAAAGAGCTTGTTTCTTTAAGATTCTCTAATTTAACAAAAGCTCCTACTGGAGAAACTCTTGTAACTTTTGTCAGGAAAGGTGGCCGATTTGGGTTCGCTGTTATTCCAGAAGTTTCATTAGAAACTGTTAGGAAATACCACACCGCTTTTGAAATTCAATCTGACATGTTCTTCCTATCGCGGCCGAAGAGAAATCAATCAACTCGAACTCCTTTAACAACAAGAAGCTTGCAAAGAATAATCGGAACATGGAATGTAATGACCTGCCAAGGGAGGAAAGTTCATCCTCACGCTTTGAGGCATACAGTTGGGCAAAAGATGTTAGACAAGGCGGGATCTATCGCGGCACAGAAAGTTTTGGGCCATTCATCTCCGGTTACAACGGCCAAATTCTATACTACACCATATTATGATTCGAGTAAGATTCTAATTTGGTAA
- a CDS encoding SIR2 family protein, whose translation MLEKIDKIEEMPDFPSGIEPSQQSIAFFIGAGVSRLIGCPGWDQFARQLAEQAADRGILSYHDCDLINQMSDNRMKIGAVKDKYKEKKLEQDFLIAFKELLDPRIKDRNNSSLIKNISVYETLKYFSAVFPRLVYITTNADIYFNEEFKIFPKDKIPTPDSSEDRFNGDTLYRIHGSIREGEESSLIFSLKDYINQYSKKNYTTTFLEEILINSDVIFFIGYSLSEIELLKYIIEPNNKRYWLKGYFQNQTGLANIENATYESMGITIIPFAIDTFGHRQLMSVLSNWYSQLVRSTELIPKSQREVDDAIRITESEN comes from the coding sequence ATGTTGGAAAAGATAGATAAAATTGAAGAAATGCCAGATTTTCCTTCTGGCATTGAGCCGAGCCAACAATCTATAGCCTTTTTTATTGGAGCGGGGGTCTCGCGTCTAATCGGTTGTCCTGGTTGGGATCAATTTGCGCGGCAACTAGCTGAACAAGCGGCTGATAGAGGGATCTTAAGCTACCATGACTGCGATCTGATAAACCAAATGAGCGATAATCGAATGAAGATTGGAGCGGTTAAGGACAAATACAAGGAAAAGAAGCTTGAACAGGATTTCCTAATCGCTTTTAAAGAATTATTAGATCCAAGAATCAAAGATAGAAATAATAGTAGTTTAATTAAAAATATATCGGTTTATGAAACACTGAAATATTTTTCGGCTGTATTCCCAAGATTAGTATATATTACAACAAACGCTGATATTTACTTTAATGAAGAATTCAAAATTTTTCCAAAGGATAAGATACCTACACCGGATTCAAGTGAAGATCGATTCAACGGTGACACATTGTATAGAATTCACGGGTCTATTAGAGAGGGAGAAGAGAGTTCACTAATATTCTCATTAAAAGATTATATCAATCAATATTCGAAAAAAAATTATACCACTACATTTTTAGAAGAGATTCTAATCAATTCAGATGTCATTTTTTTTATCGGATACAGTCTTTCAGAAATCGAACTACTAAAATATATAATTGAACCTAACAATAAAAGGTATTGGTTAAAAGGATACTTCCAAAACCAAACTGGTCTTGCGAATATTGAAAATGCAACTTATGAATCAATGGGTATAACCATTATTCCTTTTGCTATCGATACCTTTGGGCATAGGCAACTTATGTCAGTATTATCAAATTGGTATTCTCAATTAGTAAGATCAACAGAGTTAATTCCTAAATCTCAACGGGAAGTCGATGATGCAATCCGAATCACAGAAAGCGAGAATTAA